From one Planctomicrobium piriforme genomic stretch:
- a CDS encoding P-loop NTPase family protein, with product MGKQRKSPSTGEKAAIGGFFPQFALAAEMALDAAQRGIFDGIRLIDPDAGIADDFQILTPNRLDAYQVKWEGTPSALTFASFKGELAKGLADAWKSLQSLNPQKRIVIHLITNRPFSTNDSVGDKSILKSKGCFYHFAKDVLRELFSRTISISDIEPHWTNAIAELRDEVKLTEAEFDNFTKCLSIDHKDEIQLGQSGLCEAPDWRPNTEAERLYVQLQKVVFDANTRWIDGAICLSLDDIVDAAGLKSCAQLRKKHEFPKSDIPYREISATATRLKDRIESLRGGYLCLVGSPGAGKSTLLSQTFVESRFRVVEYYAFIPGSDSAAGRRGESENFFFDLNRLLRNLGSTPGGPSRRGQDSERETFSDHLQWLGRDYSNSGLKTIILVDGLDHIDREQHPSRSFLKDLPAIAAIPDGVFFVLGTQPVLLPDLRPEVNDAINVPERRIQMDRLGLKQSIEIADNLFPDDPDSLHLADCLQAKSEGHPLSLAMLVRKARGFINAKTTLEMLENEETIGDDVISYYKRIWRSEVENSPGARELLGLVCRCRNGFQWTFATPLVGISRDDRFRLKKTLNHLFREDGTGHCYFFHNSFRLYLLDATSLGIDGKHDKEESRSYYRKLAHWAETVESVDKWDEFYYHCRAGDDQLAIASLGSTWVRRQLETFRSPATIREDLQQLSKVSLHRRDLILFARSLIEWSELSLVEYSYSDHYSEALDILLSLAESETGDKRKDYLQSIRQLVYESTELRIGGETALSAAKQLKLMGESAMASHIFELAEPIRQLHQVSTNSHNGDQSLLTTWAEVAPFFRSPQQIVDMITTAPLSREEFPHDRDVYNPEDLRDELFAHLCFGLIEIGDNTSLAPLADALKERSIVRWLRVQQKQLVNSQEKQQTAQKIIDAFLERPDEEFHPTLLLLLAELSIKYLDQRDLAHRFWSACATSQVNHHDSYDRDLPRHANEYFRRFRIRTVLGESPEVSSDIPLTHNDARRPDVFLARATAKMGILHGLQWRDGSVPHALFRNEMRAALRMFEQARNEGNKDYGSSWSLMADKRASFVELTIEAFGSGDLLSAITSVLSDSWLEAHTFWRYHERLSLLRCLFEAGVERSWCLGHVNAINQNSLDDSSGPNERATWRLDFATTYALLGETELARRYIFESIESQGSIGYRKDYQLETWCRWLSLANNGDETRQACRLRLMINASCAQGDSESWAGDVGELALAEAAKVNPQGAFCLATEFAERRVVSFSRGITAILKAILESSPELATLIAAVQRRLLLLLDEPDDDLLVNVLTALQSQATEEAQRLDQAILVDALPESRNKWQRALNKSCGNVPYTDLLQCHNAADKNEDSEERPETYIYLGSNNKLSIDEAIPRVNEPQDMSVLLSEATGDYIRLTPLIVHLCSLWPAIHIVQLAERIKKSDSTGSDLMICAERLNALQRANEAATIAEYVLLEKGTGYEDEWFRSGPLARAFSLFANHRGHERAREVVLSAIEKRLVDRAYVSGGILLFDSVFPVIGTKEEIITIANDVEEYMSHVSRYSSFPHQWEALPASDSKHAVLRFLLELTNHPAHLLNIAGKQILTEFLLSPLSEAGDVTLLTAIAGGHFRTRRGLIVCLAAVAERGLEKVRLATDWLHACCQCLDFQVRVEAERLLHALGEELPQQPSEDHTIIMRYHAEPLELPQPFHEEPVSQTGYLPDTFDANVVLRLFEHEVSAISNLSKIPAKRIVRRAYDLMRQFEKDEPWGMAAEKLFRSRMDASRIRLAFQRLRTRAAEQAIAYVLAELADSSIETKRRLVDHIRAFEFFDPRLLLLTPQERPPEIQIPSITHSRDEADQWVDEVKGTSDNNFADRVLGQRVIAELTSVRFARPSVEEVRRSNIWITREIKVDRADQVIPPGTGERTEGYTSFMTSLACLAFQHFPPHFATPHGDWLAWNAAASDRIGLTTNASGVMAWARDECEISVIRWTDGNEHAGPEEEYIADGWLVLANDAAYSLILSELPPVSRLRSVSRSRVGQSPSSRVWHSSLNESQ from the coding sequence ATGGGCAAGCAAAGAAAATCTCCGAGTACAGGGGAGAAGGCAGCAATCGGAGGTTTTTTTCCGCAATTCGCACTTGCAGCAGAGATGGCACTTGATGCAGCTCAAAGAGGCATTTTTGACGGCATTCGACTCATCGATCCAGACGCCGGAATTGCGGATGACTTTCAAATCCTCACACCTAATCGACTTGATGCGTATCAGGTCAAGTGGGAAGGAACACCCTCTGCTCTTACGTTTGCAAGTTTCAAGGGAGAATTGGCTAAGGGATTGGCCGATGCATGGAAGAGCTTGCAATCACTGAATCCACAAAAGCGTATTGTGATTCACCTGATCACAAATCGTCCCTTTTCAACCAATGACAGTGTGGGCGACAAAAGTATTCTAAAGTCTAAAGGATGCTTTTATCACTTTGCGAAAGATGTTTTGCGAGAACTCTTTTCGCGCACAATCAGCATCTCCGATATTGAACCACATTGGACGAATGCCATCGCTGAACTCAGAGATGAAGTGAAACTCACAGAAGCTGAATTTGACAATTTCACAAAATGCCTCTCGATCGACCACAAAGACGAAATCCAACTAGGACAAAGCGGATTATGTGAGGCTCCAGATTGGCGCCCAAACACGGAAGCCGAACGTCTCTATGTCCAGCTTCAGAAAGTAGTGTTCGATGCAAATACTCGTTGGATCGACGGGGCAATTTGCCTTTCTTTGGACGATATCGTAGACGCTGCGGGACTGAAATCTTGTGCCCAATTGAGGAAAAAACATGAATTTCCGAAATCAGATATTCCCTACCGCGAAATCTCGGCTACTGCTACCCGACTGAAGGATCGGATCGAGTCATTAAGGGGAGGATACCTTTGTTTGGTGGGGTCTCCAGGAGCTGGAAAATCGACGCTTCTCTCTCAAACATTTGTCGAGTCAAGGTTTCGCGTTGTGGAATATTATGCGTTCATTCCTGGCAGCGATTCAGCCGCCGGTCGACGAGGCGAATCAGAAAACTTCTTCTTCGACCTAAATCGCCTCTTGAGAAATCTTGGAAGTACTCCGGGTGGTCCCAGTCGTCGCGGTCAAGATTCTGAGAGAGAAACATTCTCCGACCATCTCCAATGGCTCGGAAGAGATTATTCCAACTCCGGCCTCAAGACCATCATTCTCGTTGATGGCCTCGACCACATTGACCGAGAGCAGCACCCTTCCCGATCGTTTCTAAAAGACCTTCCAGCGATCGCTGCAATACCTGACGGAGTTTTCTTTGTACTTGGAACTCAGCCTGTCTTGCTTCCCGATCTACGCCCGGAAGTCAACGATGCAATCAATGTTCCGGAACGCAGAATTCAGATGGATCGTCTCGGCCTGAAACAGTCTATCGAAATAGCTGACAATTTATTTCCTGATGATCCTGATAGCCTGCATCTCGCTGATTGTTTGCAAGCGAAAAGTGAGGGACACCCTCTTTCTCTTGCCATGCTAGTGAGAAAAGCAAGAGGCTTCATAAATGCAAAAACCACTCTTGAGATGCTGGAGAATGAGGAAACTATCGGAGACGATGTCATTTCTTATTACAAGCGGATCTGGAGATCTGAAGTCGAGAATTCACCTGGAGCAAGGGAGCTACTCGGGCTTGTCTGCCGTTGCCGAAATGGGTTTCAATGGACATTTGCAACGCCTCTCGTGGGAATTTCCCGCGATGATCGTTTCCGTCTTAAGAAAACGCTGAACCATCTCTTCCGTGAAGACGGCACAGGTCACTGCTACTTCTTTCACAATAGCTTTCGCCTTTACTTATTAGATGCGACATCCTTGGGAATAGATGGCAAGCACGACAAAGAAGAGTCACGATCGTATTACAGGAAACTAGCTCACTGGGCCGAGACTGTCGAATCCGTCGATAAATGGGACGAATTCTATTACCACTGTCGGGCTGGTGATGATCAATTGGCCATTGCTTCCCTCGGATCAACATGGGTTCGTCGGCAACTTGAGACATTTCGGTCTCCCGCCACAATCAGAGAAGACTTGCAACAATTGTCGAAGGTTTCTCTGCATAGGCGAGACCTCATTTTATTTGCAAGATCTCTGATCGAATGGAGCGAGTTGTCATTAGTCGAATACTCATATTCCGATCATTACTCCGAAGCACTGGACATTCTACTGTCGCTTGCGGAAAGCGAAACCGGAGATAAAAGAAAAGACTATCTCCAATCAATCCGGCAACTCGTTTATGAGAGTACCGAGCTACGAATTGGCGGTGAAACGGCTCTCTCAGCCGCAAAGCAATTGAAATTGATGGGCGAATCCGCCATGGCATCGCACATTTTCGAACTCGCAGAGCCAATTCGGCAACTGCACCAGGTTTCCACAAATTCACACAATGGCGATCAGTCATTACTAACGACATGGGCCGAGGTTGCTCCATTCTTTCGGAGCCCACAACAAATAGTTGACATGATTACCACGGCTCCACTTTCGCGAGAGGAGTTTCCTCATGATCGGGACGTTTACAATCCAGAAGACTTACGCGACGAACTCTTTGCACACCTATGTTTCGGCTTGATCGAGATTGGTGACAATACCTCTCTCGCACCATTGGCAGATGCCTTGAAGGAACGATCGATAGTTCGCTGGTTGCGTGTGCAGCAAAAGCAGTTGGTCAATTCTCAAGAAAAACAACAAACTGCCCAAAAGATCATCGATGCATTTCTCGAAAGGCCCGACGAAGAGTTCCATCCAACTCTTTTGCTCCTACTTGCAGAATTGAGCATCAAATACCTTGATCAACGAGACCTGGCCCATCGCTTTTGGAGCGCCTGCGCCACATCACAAGTCAATCACCATGACTCTTACGACCGCGACTTGCCTAGGCACGCAAACGAATATTTTCGACGTTTCCGAATTCGTACCGTACTTGGTGAAAGCCCCGAGGTCTCATCAGACATCCCACTTACACACAATGATGCCAGACGTCCTGATGTCTTCCTAGCACGCGCAACGGCGAAAATGGGGATTCTTCACGGATTGCAATGGCGCGATGGTTCTGTGCCACACGCTCTATTTCGCAACGAAATGAGAGCAGCACTACGGATGTTTGAGCAAGCGAGAAACGAAGGGAATAAAGACTATGGATCGTCGTGGAGTTTGATGGCCGACAAAAGAGCGTCTTTTGTCGAACTCACAATTGAAGCCTTTGGGAGCGGAGATCTACTTAGTGCAATAACGTCTGTTCTGTCTGACTCTTGGTTGGAGGCACACACTTTCTGGCGATACCATGAAAGGTTGTCACTCCTGCGTTGTCTATTTGAAGCAGGGGTAGAGCGGTCGTGGTGCCTTGGGCATGTCAATGCAATAAATCAGAACAGCCTGGACGATAGCAGTGGGCCAAACGAGCGGGCCACGTGGCGCCTTGACTTTGCAACAACATATGCCTTGCTTGGCGAAACAGAACTGGCTCGCAGATACATTTTCGAATCAATCGAATCACAAGGGAGCATTGGTTATCGAAAGGATTATCAACTTGAGACGTGGTGCCGCTGGTTGAGTCTTGCGAACAACGGTGACGAAACAAGGCAAGCCTGTAGATTAAGGCTGATGATTAACGCGAGCTGCGCCCAAGGAGACTCCGAATCATGGGCAGGAGATGTAGGAGAGCTGGCGCTAGCGGAAGCTGCAAAAGTCAATCCTCAGGGAGCCTTTTGTCTCGCAACGGAATTCGCTGAGCGAAGAGTCGTCAGCTTTTCTCGCGGCATCACTGCAATCCTTAAAGCCATTCTTGAGAGCAGCCCAGAGCTTGCCACTCTGATAGCGGCAGTTCAGAGGCGGCTGCTTCTACTTCTCGACGAGCCAGACGACGACTTGCTCGTCAATGTATTGACTGCATTACAGTCCCAAGCGACAGAAGAGGCTCAGCGGCTCGACCAAGCAATCCTTGTGGATGCCTTACCCGAGAGTCGTAATAAATGGCAGAGAGCATTGAACAAATCTTGCGGCAACGTGCCCTATACTGACTTACTGCAGTGCCACAATGCGGCCGACAAGAACGAAGATTCCGAAGAACGACCTGAGACATACATATACTTGGGGAGCAACAACAAGCTTTCCATTGACGAGGCAATCCCGAGAGTCAACGAGCCTCAAGACATGTCAGTTTTACTATCCGAAGCGACTGGAGACTATATTCGCCTAACCCCTTTGATTGTGCATCTATGCTCACTTTGGCCTGCAATTCACATAGTGCAGCTTGCCGAAAGGATCAAAAAGTCCGACAGCACAGGGAGCGATCTGATGATCTGCGCTGAGAGACTGAACGCCTTACAGAGAGCAAATGAGGCTGCTACAATTGCCGAATATGTGCTACTTGAAAAGGGGACTGGCTATGAAGACGAGTGGTTTCGTTCTGGGCCGCTTGCCCGAGCATTCAGTCTATTCGCCAACCACCGTGGCCATGAAAGAGCACGAGAAGTCGTATTGTCAGCCATCGAGAAGCGTCTCGTTGATCGTGCATACGTATCTGGAGGAATCCTACTGTTTGACTCCGTGTTTCCGGTCATTGGCACTAAAGAAGAGATCATCACAATCGCGAATGACGTTGAAGAGTACATGTCACACGTGAGTCGCTACTCCAGCTTTCCTCATCAGTGGGAAGCACTGCCTGCATCTGATTCGAAGCATGCTGTATTGCGTTTTTTGTTGGAACTGACGAATCATCCGGCGCATCTTCTCAACATTGCCGGCAAGCAGATACTCACGGAATTCTTATTGAGTCCACTGTCGGAAGCAGGAGACGTTACGCTGCTTACGGCAATCGCAGGCGGTCACTTCAGAACGAGGCGTGGACTGATCGTGTGCTTGGCAGCAGTAGCAGAAAGGGGCCTTGAGAAGGTCCGCCTGGCAACCGACTGGCTTCATGCGTGCTGCCAGTGTCTCGATTTTCAAGTTCGTGTCGAAGCAGAGCGTCTGTTGCATGCCCTCGGAGAGGAATTGCCCCAACAGCCATCGGAAGATCATACGATTATTATGCGATATCACGCTGAACCACTGGAACTTCCGCAGCCATTTCATGAAGAACCTGTTTCGCAAACTGGCTACTTACCAGATACGTTTGATGCAAATGTGGTGCTGCGGCTCTTTGAGCATGAAGTGTCTGCTATTTCTAACCTATCTAAAATCCCCGCAAAACGCATAGTCCGTAGAGCATATGACTTGATGCGACAATTCGAGAAAGATGAGCCTTGGGGAATGGCAGCGGAAAAGTTGTTCCGGAGCAGGATGGATGCCTCACGGATTCGCCTCGCCTTCCAGCGACTGAGGACGAGAGCAGCAGAGCAGGCAATTGCGTATGTACTGGCAGAACTAGCTGATTCTAGTATCGAAACAAAACGAAGATTGGTAGATCACATCCGGGCTTTCGAATTTTTCGATCCCAGGCTTCTCCTATTGACACCTCAAGAGCGCCCCCCGGAGATACAGATTCCTTCTATCACACATTCTCGGGACGAAGCAGATCAATGGGTTGATGAAGTTAAAGGAACATCTGACAATAACTTTGCAGATCGCGTGTTGGGGCAACGTGTGATTGCGGAGTTAACGTCCGTTCGTTTCGCCCGCCCGTCAGTTGAAGAGGTGCGACGTTCCAACATATGGATC